The Longimicrobiaceae bacterium sequence GCCTTGATCACCACCGCGGCGGAGAGGAACGACACCACGAACCCCACTCCCAGCAGCGGCAGGTCCGCCCCGTGCAGGTCGTGCCGCGCCTTGAACAGCGCCAGGCCCGTCGCTGCGAACATGATGGGGATCGCCAGGAAGAACGAGAACTCCGTGGCCGCCACGCGCGACAGCCCCAGGCTCACGCCGCCCATGATGGTGGCGGCCGAGCGCGACGTGCCGGGGAAGAGCGAGAGCACCTGAGCCAGGCCCACGCCCAGCGCCTTCCGCGGCGGAATGTCGTCTACCGTCTCCACCGCCACCGGCCGCTTCCACCGCTCGATGAGCAGGATGAGGATGCCGCCCACCACCAGCGCCCACGCCACGGTGATGGGGTTGAAGAGGTGCTTCTCGATCCAGTCGTGCGTCAGGAGGCCCACGACGGCGGCGGGGATGAAGGCGATGACGATGTTCATGGTGAGCCGGTTGGCCGCCGGGTCCTTGCCCAGGCGCGAGACGACGGAGCCGATCTTGGCACGGTAGAGCCAGACCACGGCCAGGATGGCGCCCAGCTGGATCACCACCTCGAACGTGGCCGCCGTCTGCGGCTTGCCGTCCAGGAAGTGCAGCCAGTCGCGGGCGATGATGAGGTGGCCGGTGGACGAGACGGGGAGGAACTCGGTGGCGCCCTCCACCAGCCCCATCACCACGGCCTTGAGGAAGAGGATCAGGTCCATGCGTCGCTTTGCGCGAAAGTGATGCGCGGGCCGGCCGCCTGGCCGTGCCCGCGCGTGTGCGTCAGCGCGCCGCGCGGGCGCGCAGGCGGCTGGAGAGCGTGCCCGCGGCCACCGTCACCGCCGAGCCTACCAGCGAGAACCACAGTGTGTCCACCAGCTTCGGCATCGCCCCGAACTGCTGCGCCGCCCACAGCAGCGCCATCGCCGCGATGGCAATCGCCATGCCCGTCACGGCGTCCCTCCCGTCGGCCCGGCGGCTGGCGATGCCCAGCAGGAAGCCGCCCAGCAGGCCGCCGTACGTGAACGAGGCGATCTGGAGCGCGACCACCACGATGGGCGTGTCCTTGGCCGCGAGCTGGAAGAGGATCGCCCCGCCGATGAGCACCGCGCCCGCCAGCAGCGTGAAGCGCCGGCCCACCCGCATCACGTGCTCCGGCTCGTCGCGCCCGGTGAGCGGCACGTACAGGTCGTGCGTGAGCGCGCTCGCCAGCGAGTTCAGCGCCCCCGCCTCGGACGACATGGCTACGGAGA is a genomic window containing:
- a CDS encoding undecaprenyl-diphosphate phosphatase — its product is MDLILFLKAVVMGLVEGATEFLPVSSTGHLIIARDWLHFLDGKPQTAATFEVVIQLGAILAVVWLYRAKIGSVVSRLGKDPAANRLTMNIVIAFIPAAVVGLLTHDWIEKHLFNPITVAWALVVGGILILLIERWKRPVAVETVDDIPPRKALGVGLAQVLSLFPGTSRSAATIMGGVSLGLSRVAATEFSFFLAIPIMFAATGLALFKARHDLHGADLPLLGVGFVVSFLSAAVVIKALLSFVAKHNFTVFAIYRIVFGVLLLAWYWTHPVAV